The DNA segment TCAACTGCGGCAAGGGTGGTCTTGAGAGCGAGCAGAAAACGAGACATCTCACCGCCGGACGCCACCTCCGTCAGTGGCGCCATCGGTTGGCCGGGATTGGCGGAAAACAGGAATTGAACAGCGTCCGCACCATGCTCAGCCGGGTCACAGGGGGTGAGATCCACTTTGAAACGCACATTGGCCAGGCCCATGGGCGGCAACAGTTTCAGCAACGAGGCCTCTAAAGCCTCCGCCGCCTTGGACCGCTCGCGACGCAAGGCCGCATTGGCCTGATCTCGCGTCTGGCGACGCTCGTTTTCCTCCTGGTGCAGGCGGGTGAGATCAGCCGCGAAGCCTTCCGATCCCAAACGGTGAAGCAGCTCATCGCGCCGCTGAACCAAACAAGCCAGATCAAGGCCGTAGCGGCGCTGCAGGCGTTTTAAGACCGACAAACGGTCCTGAATCTGCTCAAGGTGGTCTGGATCACTCTCGAGCGCCAGACCGTATTGATCGAGGGAGCGCAACAAAGCGTCCACACCAGCCTCGAGATCCAGGGCCTGATCACGCAGGGGCTCAAGCGAACCATCCAGCTGCGCCATGGCCTGCAGCTCCTGGATGCACACCGCGAAGTGATCTTGCAGCGAAGGCGCCTGATCGACACCATCGCGGATTCGCCCAAACAGCAAGACCAGACCCTCCAGCAGCCTCACGCCATGGACGAGGCGGTCTTGATCTTGTTCCAGCCGCTGCTGCTCGTCGGGGTCGTCGAGATCGGCAGCTTGCAACTGCTCCAACTGCTCTTCCTGTTCAGCCCGCTCCTGTTCGGAGCGCTGCTGCTCCTGCTCAAGGGCCATCAAGGCATCTGATGCCTGGCG comes from the Synechococcus sp. A15-62 genome and includes:
- the recN gene encoding DNA repair protein RecN, encoding MLTGLLLQNIALIESLELDFSSGFTVLTGETGAGKSILLDALDAVLGGAQGSSGIRLLRAGSDRARIEAAFQLNPALEQWLIAAEFDPEEELLISREWKRQEGDRYSSRCRLNGSTVNRQQLLELRPLLIDLTVQGQTQLLSRAGQQRLWLDRLGGSALAEVKARVADAWTEWRQASDALMALEQEQQRSEQERAEQEEQLEQLQAADLDDPDEQQRLEQDQDRLVHGVRLLEGLVLLFGRIRDGVDQAPSLQDHFAVCIQELQAMAQLDGSLEPLRDQALDLEAGVDALLRSLDQYGLALESDPDHLEQIQDRLSVLKRLQRRYGLDLACLVQRRDELLHRLGSEGFAADLTRLHQEENERRQTRDQANAALRRERSKAAEALEASLLKLLPPMGLANVRFKVDLTPCDPAEHGADAVQFLFSANPGQPMAPLTEVASGGEMSRFLLALKTTLAAVDGSSTLLFDEIDAGVSGRVSGAMADLLQTLARQRQVFCVTHQPLVAAVADHHFRVSKHVEDGVTHSRVSRLRDTQERRQELADLAGGEQADAYAASLLDQRTA